The sequence TGTTGAAATATGAACTTTTCCGTGGGTTGGCCAGAGTGACGATTACCTGGGATAATCGTAACTACCAAGGGGATCTTCATATCTATTAGCACCCCATACCAAGCGCTCACGAGATCATAGCCTCCATGATCTCTTCCAGGTGGTTATAGGCTACCAAGAGATGAGTTTCACCCGGATAGAACCTCGCTTGGCAATGAGGTAAGGCTTTGGCCATGGCCCGTCCCATCGATACCGGGACGTTTACATCTCGCTCTCCATGCCAGAGGTAAACGTTGTTAAAGGCAACATCTTCCAACTTGAACCCCCATGGTTGTACATATAACTTTGCGTCGTGTGCGGGTCCCCTGCTTCCTTGAAGCAAAGCTTCAAGCATTTGGGCAATATACAACGTCCCCAACGCGTTCCTGCCCGCTTCGGGCAATCCCTTCCAGAACTTTAATGATAGCTCTTTAATTTTCTTTTCGTCCTGAGTATGTCGACGGTAACGCCCTACGTCCAACCACCATATCGCTCTGAGAAACCAGGAGAGCCGTCGGGCAACGAAAAATCTCACTCGATTGCCCAACATCATCCCTTCAGTCCCCAAAAGGTCAATCGGCCCTAAGCCTGCGACGATCCCACAAGCCGTGAGTCGGTCCGGAACCTGGTATGCGCACGCCAGAGCGTAAGGCCCCCCTCCAGATACTCCCTCAACCGCAAAGCTATCGATCTCCAAGGTATTGGCCAACTGCACAACGTCGTCCGGCCAATCCAAGATCTGGCGACCGGGTTGAAAGTCGGACAGCCCCATGCCAGGGCGATCGATCCCGATGAGACGGACCCCTACTTTTGCCGCAGCTTCATCGGATACGCTGGCCTCAAGTCGAGAACCTAGGTACCCGTGAAAATGAAACATCGGCTTGCCTTCGGGATCCCCGTACTCGGCGTATCCCAACGACCGTCCATCGCGTAGCGTATGCGTTTTGTGTGTTGTGGCTGATGAATAGAGTGTCGACATAGGTTCTTGACCTTCCCCCAGCCATTGTACCATCTTCCGAGTTAGAGTTTGGTATATTTCGGTTTTCCTATTAGATGGTGTTAGCCAG is a genomic window of Candidatus Methylomirabilota bacterium containing:
- a CDS encoding alpha/beta hydrolase; this translates as MSTLYSSATTHKTHTLRDGRSLGYAEYGDPEGKPMFHFHGYLGSRLEASVSDEAAAKVGVRLIGIDRPGMGLSDFQPGRQILDWPDDVVQLANTLEIDSFAVEGVSGGGPYALACAYQVPDRLTACGIVAGLGPIDLLGTEGMMLGNRVRFFVARRLSWFLRAIWWLDVGRYRRHTQDEKKIKELSLKFWKGLPEAGRNALGTLYIAQMLEALLQGSRGPAHDAKLYVQPWGFKLEDVAFNNVYLWHGERDVNVPVSMGRAMAKALPHCQARFYPGETHLLVAYNHLEEIMEAMIS